The proteins below are encoded in one region of Sulfolobus islandicus Y.N.15.51:
- a CDS encoding glycosyltransferase family 2 protein, producing MPYISVIITAYNRKQFLLDAIKSALNQTLNRTEYEILIAKNFKDDNIDNYLYKNGMKNITIFKSINNGYIAEAVKQSSGEIISFLDDDDLFLPSKLENIQRIFNKYENLGYLKNATYGFLNDKLPTQIPEKRNYQDIYIRHEEKKKVFNYIMKLQPDGNSSSINIRKEILTNNIDFLYKVDTALDSLYFYLALISKFDMHISSKILTLRRHHQYNLSAIQDQSIDNWISRRIKFLNSYINSLSIIRNEIVYEQPYLEYLDQIISLNRIYLAILPNSNVKLKIRDYLHWYKVYRRNPKGILASLLTLAPNFLKRLYIERSYRKIINSNKNSMYF from the coding sequence TAATCACAGCTTATAATAGGAAACAGTTCTTATTAGACGCGATTAAATCAGCGCTTAATCAAACGTTAAATAGAACTGAATATGAAATTCTTATTGCTAAAAATTTTAAAGATGACAATATTGATAATTATTTATATAAGAATGGAATGAAAAATATTACAATATTTAAATCAATTAATAATGGATATATTGCTGAAGCGGTTAAGCAATCATCGGGTGAAATAATCTCATTTTTAGACGATGATGATTTATTTTTGCCTAGTAAGCTAGAAAACATACAAAGAATATTCAATAAATACGAAAATTTAGGCTACCTTAAAAATGCTACATATGGTTTTTTAAACGATAAGCTTCCTACCCAGATTCCAGAGAAAAGAAATTATCAAGATATTTACATAAGACATGAAGAAAAGAAAAAGGTTTTTAATTACATAATGAAACTTCAACCTGATGGGAACTCAAGCTCAATTAATATAAGAAAAGAAATTCTAACTAATAATATAGATTTCCTTTATAAGGTTGATACAGCTCTCGATAGTCTCTATTTCTATCTTGCACTTATAAGTAAATTTGATATGCATATTTCGTCTAAGATCTTAACACTTAGAAGACATCATCAATATAATCTTTCAGCAATTCAAGATCAATCAATAGATAATTGGATATCACGCAGAATTAAATTCTTAAATAGCTATATAAATTCCTTATCAATAATAAGGAACGAAATAGTCTATGAACAGCCTTATTTAGAATATCTTGATCAGATAATATCACTTAATCGTATATATTTAGCGATCTTGCCTAATTCTAACGTAAAGCTTAAAATAAGGGATTATTTGCATTGGTATAAGGTGTATAGAAGAAATCCCAAGGGTATATTAGCGTCACTTCTTACTTTAGCTCCAAATTTTTTAAAAAGATTATATATTGAAAGAAGTTATAGAAAAATAATTAACTCAAATAAAAATTCTATGTATTTTTAA
- a CDS encoding glycosyltransferase family 4 protein — MVSVTFAMWGLGGSGGERLVYKLSSKLVKDGKEVNIISLVGYGFNEDVIKRLNSNVIIQNKLLRTLFSLQYLLEYNKKYGKFAFLVNPLYKINSISLYQLLKKIDADIMIATSFYTAEAVFKAEGSFHLVQDTFEMFSSGHFASGRRKLMEKAFSLPLIKLSISRVVTEQLKRYSKEIRYIGNFVNDIFFKCYSKPPSLRKRVITVIARTGYNKGFDIFIESMKKLLTIRRDFEIVIINPQDSVISIPFPYTSIKYPSDEELCKIYASSYIFIFPSRAEGFGLPPLEAMASGTPVIVTDNGGSKDYAINRVNSLVVPINDPLSITKAVIELLDNPELADTLSYNAIETAKKFTFEKFYDRFLRAVEL, encoded by the coding sequence ATGGTATCAGTAACTTTTGCAATGTGGGGATTAGGAGGTTCTGGTGGTGAAAGACTTGTATATAAATTAAGTAGTAAGCTAGTTAAGGATGGGAAAGAAGTTAACATAATAAGTTTAGTAGGTTATGGTTTTAATGAAGATGTAATTAAAAGATTGAATAGTAATGTGATTATTCAAAATAAACTATTAAGAACATTATTCTCCTTACAGTATTTATTGGAATATAATAAAAAATATGGTAAATTTGCATTTTTGGTTAATCCATTATATAAGATTAACTCTATCTCCCTTTATCAGCTTTTAAAGAAAATTGATGCAGATATAATGATAGCTACGTCATTTTACACAGCAGAAGCTGTGTTTAAAGCAGAGGGTTCTTTTCATTTAGTTCAAGACACATTCGAAATGTTTTCCTCTGGCCATTTTGCTTCTGGAAGAAGAAAGTTGATGGAAAAAGCCTTTTCATTACCGTTAATTAAGCTTAGTATATCTAGAGTAGTTACCGAGCAACTAAAAAGGTATAGTAAGGAAATAAGATATATAGGAAATTTTGTAAATGATATTTTCTTTAAATGTTATTCAAAACCACCATCATTGAGAAAGAGAGTTATTACAGTAATAGCTAGAACAGGATATAATAAGGGCTTCGATATATTTATAGAAAGTATGAAAAAATTACTAACAATTAGAAGAGATTTTGAGATAGTAATAATTAATCCTCAAGATAGTGTAATCTCTATTCCATTTCCATATACTTCAATAAAATATCCATCGGATGAAGAATTATGCAAAATTTATGCCTCTTCATATATTTTCATTTTCCCATCTAGAGCTGAGGGTTTCGGACTTCCCCCCTTGGAAGCTATGGCATCTGGAACTCCCGTAATAGTTACTGATAATGGAGGATCTAAAGATTATGCTATAAATAGGGTTAACTCTTTAGTTGTTCCAATTAATGATCCTTTAAGCATTACTAAAGCTGTAATAGAATTGCTTGATAATCCAGAACTTGCAGATACGTTATCTTATAATGCAATAGAGACCGCAAAAAAATTTACTTTTGAAAAATTTTATGATAGATTTTTGAGAGCAGTAGAACTATAA
- a CDS encoding glycosyltransferase family 2 protein: MVDLTILIIAHNRKSFLLDAVSSCLNQTVSKKRYEIIVVKNFTDEYIDRKLEELGIINVNTAFHSLGEKIVIGVDKAQGNIISILEDDDLFLPNKIEKVLKMFNNYNIGYYHNSYVHIDTKQRILGYPIKLNKPLLLIQQRDKQKYVDKLIFKYYSIYNNSSISIDKSIIIKNKNYIKNFTYALDIFLFYAGIASDKGIYFDTEVLTKQRIHKLNSKVRDDNFESWLLKMRDRLKISIKEFTLISEFLKEQNISSKFVNFMISDRKICLARLPNECSPKENLGIKDILNYIDFHRKSIRDILQLLLIFAPKKFRLDAAKRWYETEVSL; this comes from the coding sequence ATGGTAGACCTAACTATTCTAATTATAGCTCATAATAGGAAAAGTTTTCTTCTAGACGCAGTTAGCTCGTGCTTAAACCAAACTGTGTCTAAAAAGCGTTATGAAATAATAGTAGTTAAAAATTTTACAGATGAATATATAGATAGAAAATTAGAAGAATTAGGAATAATAAATGTAAATACAGCTTTCCACTCGTTAGGAGAAAAAATAGTTATTGGCGTAGATAAAGCTCAAGGTAATATAATATCAATTTTAGAAGATGATGACTTGTTTTTACCTAATAAAATAGAGAAAGTTTTAAAAATGTTTAATAATTACAATATAGGTTATTATCATAATAGTTATGTTCATATAGATACGAAACAGAGAATATTAGGGTATCCTATTAAGCTTAATAAGCCATTACTACTTATTCAGCAAAGAGATAAACAAAAATACGTAGATAAGTTGATTTTTAAATATTATTCCATATATAATAATAGTTCCATTTCAATAGATAAGTCTATTATAATTAAAAATAAGAATTATATTAAAAATTTTACTTATGCTCTAGATATTTTTCTATTTTATGCCGGTATTGCAAGCGATAAAGGGATATATTTTGATACTGAAGTTTTAACTAAACAGAGAATTCATAAATTAAACTCGAAAGTAAGGGACGACAATTTCGAGAGTTGGCTATTAAAGATGAGGGATAGATTAAAGATTAGTATTAAAGAATTTACCTTAATATCAGAATTCTTAAAAGAACAGAATATTTCAAGCAAATTCGTTAATTTTATGATATCAGATAGGAAGATATGTTTAGCGAGACTTCCGAATGAATGCTCTCCCAAGGAAAATCTTGGCATTAAAGATATTCTTAATTACATAGATTTTCATAGGAAGAGCATTAGGGATATTTTGCAGTTGCTCCTAATTTTTGCCCCTAAGAAGTTTAGATTAGATGCTGCGAAAAGGTGGTATGAAACAGAAGTTTCTCTATAA
- a CDS encoding glycosyltransferase family 2 protein has translation MVKLSIIVVNVKGKENLPRLISSLNRSTYKDFELIVVDDSNSISGNLKLVNITKDLGLAYCRNKGVEASSGKFLLFLDNDTELTEDTLEKFISFIENNTDSIVQLKLIRDDGRIDAAGGVIDELGYPFELFKGEDVKEIDEIDHNILYAKGAAIGMSREIFSDLNGFDNEYFYGYDETDLCYRAIKKGKRIVYLSSATVFHHEHGSFSKFTKEREKRLVYYLESRRLYFIFKNFDSSFLIPRIHKIFFYFLGSILIDIIYRKKSHMALARIRALIWFISRIHKIIIFRINHRKSFLFNENYLMKKGLIIKHKDLIKKVSTLSNVKNFP, from the coding sequence ATGGTTAAGCTTAGCATTATAGTGGTAAATGTTAAAGGAAAAGAGAATCTACCTAGATTAATATCTTCTCTAAATAGATCTACATATAAAGATTTTGAACTTATAGTAGTAGATGATAGCAATTCAATATCTGGAAATTTAAAATTGGTTAATATTACCAAAGATCTTGGTTTAGCGTATTGCAGAAATAAGGGTGTAGAAGCTTCAAGTGGCAAGTTTCTATTATTTTTAGATAACGATACAGAGTTAACTGAAGATACTTTAGAGAAATTTATTAGTTTTATTGAAAACAATACAGATTCTATAGTTCAATTAAAACTAATAAGAGATGATGGAAGAATTGATGCTGCAGGTGGTGTAATAGATGAATTAGGATATCCATTTGAGTTATTTAAAGGAGAAGATGTGAAGGAAATAGACGAAATAGATCATAATATACTTTATGCTAAAGGTGCTGCAATTGGAATGAGTAGAGAAATCTTTAGCGACCTAAATGGTTTTGATAACGAGTACTTTTATGGTTATGATGAAACAGATCTATGTTATAGAGCAATAAAGAAGGGTAAACGTATAGTGTATCTTTCTTCTGCAACAGTATTTCATCATGAACATGGCTCCTTTTCGAAATTCACAAAAGAAAGGGAAAAAAGACTTGTATATTATCTAGAAAGTAGAAGATTATATTTTATCTTTAAAAATTTTGATTCTAGTTTTCTTATTCCGAGAATCCATAAAATATTTTTTTACTTTTTAGGAAGTATACTTATAGACATTATATATAGAAAGAAAAGCCACATGGCGTTAGCTAGAATAAGGGCCTTAATTTGGTTTATCTCTAGAATCCATAAAATAATCATCTTCAGAATAAATCATAGAAAAAGTTTTTTATTTAATGAAAATTATTTAATGAAAAAGGGCCTTATAATAAAGCATAAAGATTTAATTAAGAAAGTCTCTACTCTAAGTAATGTTAAGAATTTTCCATGA
- a CDS encoding glycosyltransferase family 2 protein translates to MEEIPIVVLNYNGLELLKKYLTSVLETRYPYKEVVVVDNGSNDSSKEYVKSLGVRLISLDKNYGPAYARNVALKTFKNKFIAFLDNDVWTPPDWLDPLVETITSDDKIAAVQSLYTDWPYGEQPRLIPWFSTASALVRREEILKVGGFDEHYFFYWEDTELSWRLYRAGYKILMVPKSKVHHEAHGTFKKLPSPFTSYLTLRNQMLLLLTYYDLSQLLTIFPILYIIRFVQSFKGPNRLAQIKALLSLFKEAKYVATKRKYIKEISNQGNVFLQMLGDQVFGYEEFTSVRRAIIKRYLKTKIFKE, encoded by the coding sequence ATGGAAGAAATACCTATAGTTGTTTTAAACTATAATGGGCTCGAATTATTAAAGAAATATTTAACATCAGTTTTAGAAACTAGATACCCTTACAAAGAAGTAGTAGTAGTAGATAATGGATCAAATGATAGCAGTAAAGAATATGTAAAATCTTTGGGTGTAAGACTAATTTCCTTGGATAAAAATTATGGTCCTGCTTATGCAAGAAATGTCGCGTTAAAAACTTTTAAAAATAAATTTATAGCGTTTTTAGATAATGATGTTTGGACTCCACCAGATTGGTTAGATCCATTAGTTGAAACTATTACATCAGATGATAAAATAGCGGCTGTACAAAGCTTATACACGGACTGGCCTTATGGCGAACAGCCTAGGTTAATTCCTTGGTTCTCTACAGCTTCAGCTTTGGTGAGAAGGGAAGAAATACTAAAAGTAGGGGGATTTGATGAACATTATTTCTTTTATTGGGAAGATACAGAATTATCATGGAGATTATACAGAGCAGGTTATAAAATATTAATGGTTCCTAAATCTAAGGTACATCATGAAGCTCACGGTACTTTTAAGAAATTACCGTCTCCTTTTACGTCTTATTTAACATTAAGAAATCAAATGTTACTTTTACTTACATACTATGATTTATCACAGTTATTAACTATATTCCCAATCTTATATATTATTAGGTTTGTTCAATCTTTTAAAGGCCCTAATAGGTTAGCGCAAATAAAGGCACTTTTATCACTTTTTAAAGAAGCAAAATATGTTGCTACAAAGAGAAAATATATAAAGGAGATAAGTAATCAAGGTAACGTATTTTTACAAATGTTAGGAGATCAGGTATTTGGATACGAAGAATTTACCTCAGTAAGGCGAGCTATCATAAAAAGATATTTAAAAACTAAGATATTTAAAGAATAA
- a CDS encoding glycosyltransferase family 4 protein yields the protein MRIVQATPFYHPIVGGVEKVVKKISEFLVKKGYEVIVVTYNRDRKHIANFAPIEEINGVKVIRVKPLIMWSHGSYSPSISTIVKSLNPDIVHVHVWRHPHVLQLRNIDSIRVLQPHSPFYMREQVGYITFIYYKLIDKIGKNIIKKYNIISMTPLEREILYRKFNINSELIPNGVDDELFSINSKGDNYYFYIGRISKEKNILTMLKAYKLSGITRPLIIAGPDNGFAKEISRYIEINNINVKYLGEVSEKDKIDLLSKCRALVNPSPYEGFGLTLLEAQAIGKPVIITGHGGQEFAAPPCKSSIRAENDAESLAKAFIQMEDEVLYKKLSEGAKNWAKNFRYSMILDKYLKFYKNLLSI from the coding sequence TTGAGAATAGTACAAGCAACACCATTCTATCATCCAATAGTAGGCGGAGTCGAAAAGGTTGTTAAAAAGATTTCTGAATTTTTAGTAAAAAAAGGTTACGAAGTTATAGTTGTCACATATAATAGAGATAGGAAGCATATAGCTAATTTTGCGCCAATTGAGGAGATAAATGGAGTAAAAGTAATCAGAGTTAAACCCTTAATAATGTGGTCTCACGGTAGTTACTCTCCATCTATTTCGACAATTGTAAAATCATTAAACCCAGATATAGTTCATGTTCATGTATGGAGGCATCCTCATGTCCTTCAACTAAGAAATATTGATAGTATAAGGGTTTTGCAGCCACATTCTCCATTTTATATGAGAGAACAAGTAGGATATATTACCTTTATCTATTATAAATTAATAGATAAAATAGGGAAAAATATTATTAAAAAATATAATATCATAAGCATGACCCCATTAGAACGAGAAATATTATATAGAAAATTTAATATTAATTCAGAACTTATTCCTAATGGCGTTGATGATGAATTGTTTTCGATAAATTCTAAAGGGGATAATTACTACTTTTATATAGGAAGAATAAGTAAAGAGAAAAATATTTTAACTATGCTTAAGGCGTATAAGCTTTCGGGAATTACTCGACCATTAATTATAGCAGGTCCAGATAATGGATTTGCAAAGGAAATTAGTAGATATATTGAAATTAATAATATAAACGTTAAATATTTGGGAGAAGTATCAGAGAAAGATAAAATAGATTTGCTATCAAAATGCAGGGCTTTAGTTAATCCTAGTCCATATGAAGGGTTTGGTTTAACACTGTTAGAAGCTCAAGCAATAGGTAAACCTGTAATAATTACGGGCCATGGAGGTCAAGAATTTGCAGCTCCACCTTGTAAATCAAGTATAAGAGCTGAAAATGATGCCGAGAGTTTAGCTAAAGCTTTTATACAAATGGAAGATGAAGTTCTATATAAGAAATTGTCTGAAGGAGCAAAAAATTGGGCTAAAAATTTTAGATATAGCATGATTCTTGATAAATATTTAAAGTTCTATAAAAATCTATTAAGTATATAA
- a CDS encoding glycosyltransferase family 4 protein, protein MYKLLYINVGNPAVSGATTIVTELLSRLPMLGVKVDLIELLFKEEEGLLGRYPELKDKVNVIDIIRIPYSYNLAGRFIRYIYKNIILKQKIRNLMDNYDFIIGINTAKSIRMLYLEPFITFPLYKHYLNLIRITNIIDGTAWFIDLVKGFRESKKSKLNICVGSVLSKMVKTKYGIECEALDPPGGVDLNLVKSVTPFPENFDAIHLARQGFMKGTPEVIQIMKNLKKYGYKKFAIIGGQDYGFDINTYLDDKDIVYFGEILDKKRIYSILKSSKIFIYPTHVDSFGIVIAEALACGVPVIAYDLPAIRYYYGNCEAVKLVKEGDVEGMVSEALKIIKDNEYYKSLAFKCISKYTWDKVADSFVQILHKFKKEFSLEYQL, encoded by the coding sequence ATGTATAAATTGCTTTATATTAATGTGGGAAATCCTGCTGTTTCTGGAGCAACAACAATTGTAACAGAACTACTATCACGACTACCTATGCTAGGAGTTAAAGTTGATTTAATAGAGCTACTCTTTAAAGAAGAGGAGGGTTTATTAGGAAGATATCCAGAACTTAAGGATAAAGTAAATGTTATAGATATTATTAGGATTCCTTATTCTTATAATTTAGCTGGTAGATTTATTAGATATATATACAAGAATATTATACTAAAGCAAAAAATTAGGAACTTAATGGATAATTATGATTTTATCATTGGAATAAACACGGCTAAAAGTATAAGAATGCTTTATTTAGAACCTTTTATTACATTTCCATTATATAAACATTATCTTAATTTAATACGAATTACAAATATAATAGATGGAACTGCTTGGTTCATAGATTTAGTTAAAGGATTCAGAGAATCAAAGAAGAGCAAATTAAATATATGTGTAGGTAGTGTACTAAGTAAAATGGTTAAGACTAAATATGGAATAGAATGTGAAGCCTTAGATCCACCTGGTGGTGTAGATCTAAATCTAGTTAAAAGTGTAACTCCTTTTCCAGAAAATTTTGACGCAATACATCTAGCTAGGCAAGGCTTTATGAAGGGGACACCAGAGGTAATACAGATTATGAAAAATCTAAAAAAATATGGCTACAAAAAATTTGCAATTATAGGAGGCCAAGATTATGGATTTGATATTAACACATACTTAGATGATAAAGATATAGTCTATTTTGGTGAGATATTAGATAAAAAACGAATCTATTCTATTTTAAAGTCATCTAAAATCTTTATTTATCCCACTCATGTAGACTCATTTGGAATAGTTATTGCAGAGGCATTAGCTTGTGGTGTTCCAGTAATAGCATATGATTTACCAGCAATCAGATATTATTATGGAAATTGTGAAGCTGTAAAATTAGTGAAAGAAGGTGATGTAGAAGGAATGGTCTCGGAGGCATTGAAAATTATTAAGGATAATGAATATTATAAATCATTAGCCTTTAAATGCATATCTAAATATACATGGGATAAGGTAGCTGACTCGTTTGTTCAAATCTTGCATAAATTTAAGAAAGAATTTTCTTTAGAATACCAGCTATAA
- a CDS encoding oligosaccharide flippase family protein, giving the protein MSDLEKLGKNLTLNYVNLLQGRFISHIIGFIGSILVIRILEPADYGILSIAMSLPYTVSIFGNLGVNTAVTRFVAKYKEIDLTKAYSMITSGMIFDVIYGILLSVIGYLLTPYIFTYIYNKPEIIPYGEFASFFTIPYWASSSIFSGILGLELTKHNSEMWIIHYSVQTILSVGLALSFLRVYGVIIGYIIGYTAIVIYGIVILKRKSLLGKPSINNMKELVIFGFPFVLPSLGSSISGIYTTSLVNRILSIFEISNLTASSKLGTLFDTILNPLSYALQPTLSKLDKNKHDIVKVTNELYKLNIILQLPILISVEYLAYQIIYVLAGSQYTLAPLFLRLSLINPLITTAAGTSIINSLLLFQGYSKLVARTNLINIVFYVLLLLFMLPKFSYIGYFISNWLGWIPGYIISLSFVKKNYNYQLPIKDVIKIYLATSIFLLPVLFINNMFGIVLDIFLIIISYKIYVKIKIINQQEINIILSVVQNSSLNFIAGILKKILS; this is encoded by the coding sequence GTGTCTGACCTAGAAAAACTTGGAAAAAATCTAACATTAAACTATGTTAATTTATTACAAGGAAGATTTATTTCTCACATTATTGGATTTATAGGCTCAATCTTAGTAATTAGAATCCTTGAACCAGCTGACTATGGTATATTAAGTATAGCTATGTCTTTACCATATACTGTGAGTATATTTGGTAATCTTGGAGTCAACACGGCAGTTACTAGATTTGTTGCTAAATATAAAGAAATTGATCTGACAAAAGCTTATAGTATGATAACTTCTGGAATGATTTTTGATGTAATCTATGGTATTTTATTATCAGTTATAGGTTATTTGCTGACACCGTATATATTCACATATATTTATAATAAACCAGAGATAATTCCTTATGGCGAATTTGCTAGCTTTTTTACAATTCCTTATTGGGCCTCGAGCTCTATATTTTCAGGAATTTTGGGATTAGAACTTACTAAACATAATAGTGAAATGTGGATAATACATTATTCTGTTCAAACTATTTTAAGTGTAGGTTTAGCATTAAGTTTTCTAAGAGTTTATGGTGTTATTATAGGTTATATAATAGGGTATACTGCAATAGTTATTTATGGCATCGTAATACTTAAGAGAAAATCGCTTTTAGGTAAGCCATCTATTAATAACATGAAAGAACTAGTAATTTTTGGATTTCCTTTTGTTTTGCCATCTTTAGGAAGCTCAATTTCTGGAATATATACAACTTCTCTAGTAAATAGAATCCTTTCGATTTTCGAGATTTCTAATCTTACAGCATCATCTAAGTTAGGCACATTGTTTGATACGATTCTTAACCCATTATCTTACGCGTTACAGCCTACGTTGTCTAAATTAGATAAAAATAAGCATGATATAGTTAAAGTAACTAATGAATTATATAAATTAAATATTATTTTACAATTACCTATTCTTATATCAGTTGAATATCTAGCTTATCAAATAATTTATGTTCTCGCAGGCTCTCAATATACTTTAGCTCCGTTGTTTTTAAGGTTATCGTTAATAAATCCTTTAATTACCACTGCTGCTGGAACTTCAATTATAAACTCTTTACTTCTATTTCAAGGCTATTCCAAATTAGTAGCTAGAACAAATTTAATAAATATAGTATTTTATGTTCTGCTACTTCTCTTTATGCTTCCTAAATTTAGTTACATCGGATATTTCATTAGCAACTGGCTGGGATGGATTCCCGGATATATAATATCTCTCTCATTTGTTAAAAAGAATTACAACTACCAATTGCCGATAAAGGATGTAATAAAGATCTATTTGGCTACAAGTATATTTTTGCTTCCTGTTCTTTTTATAAATAATATGTTTGGTATAGTTCTTGATATATTTTTAATCATAATCTCATATAAAATATATGTAAAAATTAAAATAATAAATCAGCAGGAAATAAATATAATTTTATCTGTAGTTCAAAATTCATCTCTCAATTTTATAGCTGGTATTCTAAAGAAAATTCTTTCTTAA
- a CDS encoding glycosyltransferase family 4 protein: MKIALMGFAGTNKEWSLGRLTFLFYKGLKELGEDVYLISKYPLNREFRFVEIRKFPKILGKDILTDIFSHYFSVKKLNPNIYHFIYPYVSATIMLYFPAKYKKLLTIHDLKPLALPEFMNKKEKINILILKSVIKNINRVIAISESTKIQLIEYLNIDEDKISVVYNPVDPLFKKLNDHEISPIRQKIGRFILNVSRYDKLKNPLNLIKSFKIIRKCFDIKLVITGEYWNYGINMIKSELGNINDVIIYTHLPDIELVKYYNASEVFLFPSIYEGFGMPIVEAMACGTPVVTSNRWAMKELAEGVGLLADPEDPEDIAEKVCKVLSDPNLKTDMIRKGLNKASQFNYINIAKSLLKVYEEA; encoded by the coding sequence ATGAAGATTGCTCTTATGGGATTTGCTGGCACTAACAAAGAATGGAGTCTAGGTAGATTGACATTTCTTTTTTATAAAGGTCTAAAAGAATTAGGTGAAGATGTGTATTTAATATCAAAATATCCTTTGAACAGAGAATTTAGATTTGTAGAAATAAGAAAATTTCCGAAAATACTTGGAAAAGATATATTAACTGATATATTTTCACATTATTTCTCAGTTAAAAAATTAAATCCAAATATATACCATTTTATTTATCCTTATGTTAGTGCTACTATAATGCTTTATTTTCCAGCTAAATATAAAAAATTACTGACAATACACGATCTGAAACCATTAGCCTTGCCGGAATTTATGAATAAAAAGGAAAAAATTAATATATTAATTCTCAAATCAGTTATAAAAAACATTAATAGAGTTATTGCAATTTCTGAGAGTACTAAGATCCAATTAATAGAATATCTTAATATAGATGAAGATAAAATTTCAGTTGTATATAATCCAGTTGATCCACTATTCAAGAAATTAAATGATCATGAAATTTCTCCGATAAGACAGAAGATTGGGAGATTTATCCTTAATGTATCTAGGTATGACAAGCTAAAAAATCCTTTAAACCTGATAAAGTCATTTAAAATTATTCGTAAATGTTTTGATATCAAATTGGTTATTACTGGAGAATATTGGAATTATGGAATAAATATGATTAAGTCTGAACTAGGAAATATTAATGATGTTATTATATATACTCACCTGCCTGATATAGAATTAGTGAAATATTATAACGCAAGTGAGGTTTTTTTATTTCCTTCTATTTATGAAGGTTTTGGAATGCCTATAGTAGAAGCGATGGCATGTGGTACTCCAGTAGTAACTTCAAATAGATGGGCAATGAAAGAATTAGCAGAAGGAGTTGGACTTTTAGCCGATCCAGAAGATCCAGAAGATATAGCAGAAAAAGTATGTAAAGTACTTTCAGATCCTAATTTAAAGACAGATATGATAAGAAAAGGACTAAATAAGGCATCTCAATTCAATTATATAAATATTGCTAAGTCTTTACTTAAAGTATATGAGGAGGCATAA
- a CDS encoding IS1/IS1595 family N-terminal zinc-binding domain-containing protein has translation MGRKAVVRQDVSCPSCGSHHVVKCGRPLGRQRYLCRDCGRYFLGDATYHSKKLREEALKMYANGMSMRAISRVLNVPLGTVFTWIKRYGGQRYKELAEGRTIAKVVDEMFTYYLFRNTRVFHKWIFTCFVYTTLGLYLVFSVGDRDASAFDEIKCYVPEGGRWVSDDYNLYFWLKNHTVVSPVNPNGSFHSSIRDKLGRFKRATKAVNRSLEMVKYSLALVLWDKRLIPEFIT, from the exons ATGGGTAGGAAGGCTGTAGTTAGGCAAGACGTTTCTTGCCCCTCTTGTGGTTCTCATCATGTTGTTAAGTGTGGTAGGCCTTTGGGTAGGCAGAGGTATTTGTGTAGGGATTGTGGTAGGTACTTCTTGGGTGATGCTACTTACCATTCCAAGAAGTTGAGGGAGGAGGCTTTAAAGATGTATGCTAATGGTATGAGTATGAGGGCCATATCCAGGGTGCTTAACGTACCTCTAGGTACTGTTTTCACTTGGATTAAGCGTTATGGTGGGCAGAGGTATAAGGAGTTGGCTGAGGGGAGAACTATTGCTAAAGTCGTTGATGAGATGTTTACTTATTACTTGTTTAGGAACACAAGGGTATTTCACAAATGGATT TTCACTTGTTTCGTCTACACTACTCTCGGTCTTTACTTAGTTTTTTCCGTGGGTGATAGGGATGCGAGTGCTTTTGACGAGATTAAATGTTATGTTCCAGAGGGTGGAAGGTGGGTTAGTGATGATTACAACTTGTATTTCTGGTTAAAGAATCACACTGTGGTTTCACCCGTGAATCCTAACGGGTCTTTTCACTCCTCAATAAGGGACAAGTTGGGTAGGTTCAAGAGGGCTACGAAGGCTGTTAATAGGAGTTTAGAGATGGTTAAGTACTCATTAGCCCTAGTCTTGTGGGATAAAAGGCTAATCCCAGAATTTATAACATAA